Proteins encoded within one genomic window of Fibrobacter succinogenes:
- a CDS encoding fibrobacter succinogenes major paralogous domain-containing protein translates to MTLKKFLTIGFVATVLVACGDDSSSATDSDEVSSSSVCEDCDGSSSSKAKSSSSFSVNANSAKQSSDSKSSSSAKSSSSEKKTESSSSMTSSLSSSVDSSSSGTGESSSSSGGLSSSSSTESSSSVASSSSSAESSSSSVASSSSGVQSSSSVAYVDPSTVVKGSMTDERDGQTYKTVKIGTQTWMAENLNYAYTGVPYKYTYIDSSYTSDSTSWCYDNVPANCTKYGRLYTWAAAMDSVGTWSTNGKGCGYGRVCSPTYPVRGICPEGWHLPDTTEWHTLFTAVGGKSTAGKMLKSTSGWYDHKGGDDNGTDAYAFSALPAGYRYYDGYIYLEGSDADFWSSTEDDSSYAYRMNLYYGYDNANLNRKNKNLGFSVRCLKD, encoded by the coding sequence ATGACTTTGAAAAAATTTTTGACGATTGGTTTTGTGGCTACGGTTCTGGTGGCTTGCGGCGATGACAGCAGCTCTGCGACTGATTCCGACGAGGTTTCATCTTCGTCTGTTTGCGAGGACTGCGACGGTTCGAGCAGTTCGAAGGCGAAGTCCAGTAGTTCTTTCAGCGTCAATGCGAACAGCGCGAAACAATCTAGCGATTCCAAATCCAGCAGCTCGGCGAAATCGTCTTCGAGCGAAAAGAAAACGGAAAGTTCTTCGTCTATGACGTCCTCGTTGAGTTCCTCGGTAGACTCCAGCAGCAGCGGAACTGGTGAGTCTAGTAGTTCTTCCGGTGGTTTGAGTAGTAGCTCTTCTACGGAATCGTCGTCGAGTGTTGCGTCAAGCAGCAGTTCTGCGGAATCGTCATCGTCGAGTGTTGCATCCTCTAGCAGTGGTGTTCAATCTTCATCTTCCGTTGCGTATGTGGATCCATCGACTGTAGTTAAGGGATCCATGACTGATGAACGTGACGGTCAAACCTACAAGACTGTGAAAATCGGTACGCAGACTTGGATGGCGGAGAATCTGAACTATGCCTACACTGGTGTTCCCTATAAATACACTTATATAGATAGTAGCTACACCTCCGATTCCACTAGTTGGTGCTATGACAATGTCCCCGCTAACTGCACCAAGTACGGTCGCCTTTACACCTGGGCAGCCGCGATGGACAGCGTGGGAACATGGTCTACGAACGGTAAGGGTTGCGGCTATGGTAGGGTGTGCTCGCCGACATATCCGGTGCGAGGTATTTGTCCCGAAGGTTGGCATTTGCCGGATACAACGGAATGGCATACACTATTCACGGCGGTCGGCGGCAAATCGACCGCGGGCAAGATGCTCAAGTCCACAAGCGGCTGGTATGATCATAAGGGGGGGGACGACAACGGGACGGACGCCTACGCTTTCTCGGCGTTGCCTGCTGGCTACAGGTACTACGATGGGTATATCTACCTCGAGGGCTCCGATGCGGACTTCTGGAGTTCTACTGAGGACGATAGCAGCTACGCGTACCGCATGAACTTGTACTACGGCTACGACAATGCGAACCTGAACCGCAAGAACAAGAACCTCGGGTTTTCTGTTCGTTGCCTCAAGGATTAG
- a CDS encoding fibrobacter succinogenes major paralogous domain-containing protein gives MTLKKFLMVGFVVAVLVACGDDGSSNSVTDSDEDSSSSVCVDCDGSSSSLVGRTSCNVNIDENCMKDSRDGQTYKTVKIGTQIWMAENLNYAYTDVPYNITINGRYYTSDSISWCFDDDASNCAKYGRLYTWAAVMDSVGAWTMNGKGCGDDKTCSPTYPVRGICPEGWHLPTKVEFEALFIAVGGTQEAEKEWLWNDVGKMLKSTSGWYNSRNGTDAYAFSALPAGSRSHRGLFDDFGYYASFWSSTEFDSECVYLMDLYYYDDFANLHAINKDYAYSVRCVKD, from the coding sequence ATGACTTTGAAAAAATTTTTGATGGTTGGTTTTGTGGTTGCGGTGCTGGTGGCTTGCGGCGATGACGGCAGCAGCAATTCCGTAACTGATTCCGATGAGGATTCTTCTTCGTCTGTTTGCGTGGATTGCGACGGTTCGAGCAGTTCGTTGGTCGGAAGAACATCGTGCAATGTGAACATTGATGAAAATTGTATGAAAGACTCCCGCGATGGCCAGACCTACAAGACTGTTAAAATCGGTACCCAGATCTGGATGGCAGAAAACCTCAACTATGCTTATACGGATGTACCCTATAACATTACCATTAATGGACGCTACTACACCTCCGATTCCATTAGTTGGTGTTTTGATGACGATGCGTCCAACTGCGCCAAGTACGGCCGCCTATACACCTGGGCCGCCGTGATGGATAGCGTGGGGGCATGGACTATGAACGGCAAGGGCTGTGGCGATGATAAGACTTGCTCACCGACGTACCCTGTGCGTGGTATTTGTCCCGAGGGCTGGCACCTGCCTACGAAGGTTGAATTTGAAGCCCTTTTCATTGCGGTTGGCGGTACACAAGAAGCTGAGAAAGAATGGCTTTGGAACGATGTGGGCAAGATGCTCAAGTCTACTAGCGGCTGGTATAACAGCCGCAACGGAACGGACGCCTACGCCTTCTCGGCGTTGCCTGCTGGCAGCAGGAGCCATCGAGGTTTGTTCGACGACTTTGGCTACTATGCGAGCTTCTGGAGTTCTACTGAGTTCGATAGCGAATGCGTGTACCTCATGGACTTGTACTACTACGACGACTTTGCGAACCTGCATGCCATCAATAAGGACTACGCGTATTCAGTTCGTTGCGTTAAGGACTAA